One Lactobacillus sp. ESL0785 DNA window includes the following coding sequences:
- the uvrA gene encoding excinuclease ABC subunit UvrA — MVNDKIVIRGAREHNLKDINLTIPKDKLVVITGLSGSGKSSLAFDTLYAEGRRRYVQSLSSYARQFLGQMDKPDVDAIDGLNPAISIDQKTTSHNPRSTVGTVTEINDYLRLLWARVGHPICPNDGTLIERQSAQQMVDRILKLPERSKIQLLAPVVRSKRGEHKEVFKRVQRAGYVRVLVDGEMHEIGEDFALAKNKRHTIDIVVDRLIVKDGIRSRLFDSVEAALRLSDGYMNVDVIGDKMLNFSEYYACPKCGFTVGEMEPRLFSFNAPFGACPDCDGLGVKLSVDEDLVIPDKSKTLAAGAVAPWKNSKYYSEMLAQACAALKIPLDKPFLKLTKKQQETVLHGSSKKIKFHVTGDFGVNDTTAAFEGAMANVERRYQHPMSKFMRDVMGKYMTELTCSTCHGKRLNEKALAVKVMGKDIAETSELAINKALDFFNNVQLDEQETIIAKPILKEVRDRLTFLNSVGLDYLTLSRSANTLSGGEAQRIRLATQIGSNLSGVMYVLDEPSIGLHQRDNDRLIAALKKMRDLGNSLIVVEHDDETMRQADYLIDMGPGAGTYGGQVMAAGTPEEVEANPKSLTGQYLTGKKFVPVPLERRKGNGKKITITGAAENNLKNIKVDFPLGKFIVVSGVSGSGKSTLVNMILKRALAQKLNRNQTKPGKYKSISGYKNIEKIIDIDQSPIGRTPRSNPATYTSVFDDIRALFAQTNEAKLRGYTKARFSFNVKGGRCEACHGDGIIKIEMNFLPDVYVPCEVCHGSRYNSETLEVTYRKKNIAQVLDMTISEACDFFKNIPKIARKLQTIVDVGLGYVKLGQSATTLSGGEAQRMKLAAELQKLSTGKNFYILDEPTTGLHTDDIKRLLEVLQRLVDEGNTVLIIEHNLDVIKNADWLIDLGPEGGEGGGTIVATGTPEEVAEIKESYTGQYLKPVLVRDTKLTKLAAKQQDK, encoded by the coding sequence ATGGTAAACGATAAAATCGTTATTCGGGGTGCGCGGGAGCATAACCTCAAGGATATTAATTTAACAATTCCGAAAGATAAACTGGTAGTCATTACTGGCTTGTCGGGTTCTGGAAAAAGTTCCCTGGCCTTTGATACCTTATACGCTGAAGGGCGTCGGCGGTATGTGCAATCACTATCGAGTTATGCGCGCCAGTTTTTAGGTCAAATGGATAAACCAGATGTTGATGCAATTGATGGCTTAAACCCAGCCATTTCAATTGACCAAAAGACGACATCACATAATCCCCGTTCAACTGTGGGCACGGTAACGGAAATTAATGATTATTTACGTTTGCTTTGGGCACGAGTAGGACATCCAATTTGTCCTAATGATGGCACCCTAATTGAACGGCAATCAGCACAACAGATGGTTGATCGGATTCTTAAATTGCCTGAACGTAGTAAAATTCAATTGTTAGCACCAGTTGTTAGATCAAAGCGTGGTGAACACAAAGAAGTTTTTAAGCGGGTACAGCGTGCGGGTTATGTTCGTGTATTAGTTGATGGTGAAATGCATGAAATTGGCGAAGATTTTGCTTTGGCAAAAAATAAGCGCCACACAATTGATATTGTCGTTGATCGGTTAATTGTTAAAGACGGCATTCGATCACGCTTATTTGATTCGGTAGAAGCCGCGCTGCGTTTGTCTGATGGTTATATGAATGTTGATGTCATCGGTGACAAAATGCTGAATTTTTCGGAATATTATGCTTGTCCTAAGTGTGGTTTTACGGTGGGTGAGATGGAACCACGGCTCTTTTCGTTCAATGCTCCGTTTGGTGCTTGTCCTGATTGTGATGGCTTGGGTGTTAAGTTATCTGTTGACGAAGATTTAGTTATTCCTGATAAGAGTAAAACTTTAGCAGCAGGTGCTGTTGCACCATGGAAAAATTCTAAGTATTATAGTGAAATGTTGGCGCAGGCCTGTGCAGCTTTGAAAATTCCACTTGATAAGCCATTCTTAAAATTAACGAAAAAGCAGCAAGAAACAGTCCTACATGGTTCAAGTAAGAAAATCAAATTTCATGTAACTGGTGATTTTGGTGTCAATGATACCACGGCTGCCTTTGAAGGTGCGATGGCAAATGTTGAACGACGTTATCAACACCCGATGTCTAAATTTATGCGTGATGTAATGGGCAAGTATATGACGGAATTAACTTGTTCAACCTGTCATGGCAAGCGTCTTAATGAAAAGGCGTTGGCTGTTAAGGTGATGGGCAAGGATATAGCAGAAACATCTGAATTAGCAATTAATAAGGCTTTAGACTTTTTTAATAATGTCCAGCTTGATGAACAGGAAACAATAATTGCTAAGCCAATTTTAAAAGAAGTGCGTGATCGCTTAACGTTTTTAAATAGCGTTGGTCTTGATTATCTAACATTATCGCGGTCTGCCAATACTTTATCTGGTGGGGAAGCTCAGCGAATTCGCTTGGCAACGCAAATTGGTTCTAATTTGTCAGGAGTGATGTATGTTTTGGATGAGCCTTCTATTGGGTTGCACCAACGGGATAATGATCGGTTAATTGCTGCATTGAAAAAAATGCGTGATTTAGGCAATTCTTTGATTGTCGTTGAACATGACGATGAAACAATGCGCCAGGCAGATTACTTAATTGATATGGGTCCCGGCGCTGGAACTTATGGTGGTCAAGTCATGGCTGCTGGCACACCTGAAGAAGTTGAAGCTAATCCTAAGTCATTAACAGGTCAATATTTAACGGGGAAAAAATTTGTGCCGGTACCGTTAGAACGGCGAAAAGGTAATGGCAAAAAAATTACAATCACTGGTGCTGCAGAAAATAATCTAAAAAATATCAAGGTCGATTTTCCTTTAGGTAAGTTTATTGTAGTCAGCGGGGTATCCGGTTCAGGTAAATCAACGCTGGTTAACATGATTTTAAAACGGGCGTTAGCACAAAAGCTTAATCGCAATCAGACTAAACCGGGTAAGTACAAGAGTATCAGCGGCTACAAAAATATTGAAAAAATTATCGATATTGACCAAAGTCCAATTGGACGAACGCCACGCAGTAATCCAGCAACTTATACCAGCGTTTTTGATGATATTCGTGCGCTGTTTGCGCAGACTAATGAAGCTAAGCTGCGCGGTTATACTAAGGCACGTTTTTCTTTTAACGTTAAGGGCGGACGCTGTGAAGCTTGCCACGGCGACGGTATTATCAAAATTGAAATGAACTTTTTACCAGATGTTTATGTACCGTGTGAAGTTTGCCATGGCAGTCGTTACAATTCAGAAACATTGGAAGTTACTTACCGGAAGAAGAATATTGCTCAAGTGTTGGATATGACGATTAGTGAAGCCTGTGATTTCTTCAAAAATATCCCGAAGATTGCTCGTAAACTGCAGACAATCGTTGATGTGGGCTTGGGCTACGTTAAATTAGGTCAATCAGCGACAACTCTGTCAGGTGGGGAAGCCCAAAGAATGAAATTAGCAGCAGAATTGCAAAAATTATCAACCGGGAAGAATTTTTATATTCTTGATGAACCAACAACTGGTTTGCATACTGATGATATTAAGCGACTGCTGGAAGTGTTGCAGCGACTTGTTGATGAAGGAAACACAGTTTTAATTATTGAGCATAACCTTGATGTGATTAAGAATGCAGATTGGTTAATTGACCTTGGCCCTGAAGGCGGCGAAGGTGGTGGGACAATTGTGGCAACTGGTACACCAGAAGAAGTTGCCGAAATAAAAGAAAGTTATACTGGTCAGTATCTCAAACCGGTTCTAGTGCGTGACACAAAGTTGACTAAATTAGCAGCCAAGCAACAAGACAAATAA
- a CDS encoding DUF308 domain-containing protein — protein MDNFSNYNEHHGFDWAALLAGVLMIVAGLFLLRHPGKALHAFVLLFAILSIVQGFVWLAFYSHFHYFISFSWLSIFSGVLDILIGIMFLYSYDAGGLTIAYLFAFWFLFDSISGISVSWHMRKVSRFYFWFTLILNIFGLLISLSLMFNPALSALTLIWLISFWLLIFGINEIVAAFARR, from the coding sequence ATGGATAATTTTTCTAATTATAACGAACATCATGGCTTTGATTGGGCTGCTTTACTAGCAGGTGTATTAATGATTGTGGCGGGGTTATTTTTGCTACGTCATCCAGGTAAAGCTTTGCACGCGTTTGTTTTATTATTTGCCATTTTGTCGATTGTGCAAGGATTTGTATGGCTTGCTTTTTATAGTCATTTTCACTATTTTATTTCCTTTAGTTGGCTATCAATATTTTCTGGGGTGCTAGATATTTTGATTGGAATTATGTTCCTTTATTCATATGATGCTGGTGGCTTGACGATTGCATATTTGTTTGCTTTTTGGTTTTTGTTTGATTCAATTTCGGGAATTAGTGTTTCGTGGCATATGCGTAAAGTCTCGCGCTTTTACTTCTGGTTTACATTGATTTTAAATATTTTTGGCTTATTAATATCGCTTAGTTTGATGTTTAATCCGGCCTTATCGGCATTAACCTTAATTTGGCTGATTTCGTTTTGGCTGCTTATCTTTGGTATTAATGAAATTGTTGCCGCCTTTGCGCGCAGATGA
- the rapZ gene encoding RNase adapter RapZ produces MAKKKKQLLVVTGMSGAGKTVASHSLEDMGYFVVDNLPPTLLGSFWDLIVNSDDFTKVAVVIDLRVKSFYRDLLDEINSLEDNGTVQTTILFLDASDDALVARYKETRRLPPLASNGRLLDGIKEERQILTGIRNRANYIIDTSKLTTKQLKQKLLTEFSDRQKQPFSIEVMSFGFKYGLPIDADIVMDVRFLPNPFYISELRPFTGLDKRVANYVMDKRETQIFYNSLLDLLKIALPGYIKEGKEKLTIAIGCTGGQHRSVAIAQQLARDLAKNNYPVDITHREISRYTRK; encoded by the coding sequence ATGGCTAAAAAGAAAAAGCAATTATTGGTGGTCACAGGGATGAGTGGCGCTGGTAAAACAGTTGCATCACATTCGTTAGAAGATATGGGCTACTTTGTTGTCGATAATTTGCCGCCAACACTACTTGGCAGTTTTTGGGATTTAATTGTTAATTCTGATGACTTCACTAAGGTAGCAGTTGTGATTGATTTGCGGGTTAAAAGTTTTTATCGTGATTTACTGGATGAGATTAATTCGCTAGAAGACAATGGGACGGTTCAGACAACGATTCTCTTTTTGGATGCATCAGATGATGCATTAGTTGCTAGGTATAAAGAAACTCGGCGTCTGCCACCACTGGCAAGTAATGGACGACTACTTGATGGCATTAAGGAAGAGCGGCAAATTTTGACGGGAATTCGTAATCGCGCCAATTATATTATTGATACATCAAAGTTGACAACGAAACAGTTAAAACAAAAATTACTAACAGAATTCAGCGATCGCCAAAAGCAGCCTTTTTCGATTGAAGTAATGTCATTTGGCTTTAAATATGGGCTGCCGATTGATGCTGATATTGTGATGGACGTGCGCTTTTTGCCTAATCCCTTCTATATTTCAGAATTAAGGCCATTTACGGGTTTAGATAAGCGGGTAGCCAATTATGTAATGGATAAACGAGAAACGCAAATCTTTTATAACAGCTTGCTTGATTTATTAAAGATTGCCCTCCCTGGATATATTAAAGAGGGTAAAGAAAAATTAACGATTGCAATTGGCTGTACTGGTGGTCAACACCGGAGTGTCGCAATTGCCCAACAGCTTGCCCGTGATTTAGCTAAAAATAATTATCCCGTGGATATTACGCACCGCGAGATTAGCCGCTACACTAGAAAATAG
- a CDS encoding gluconeogenesis factor YvcK family protein: MMNREGKIIRVIKNRRPKVVVIGGGTGLPVILNALKDQNAEITAIVTVSDDGGSSGSIRNFINVVPPGDIRNVLVALSDIPQEEKNIFQYRFDSSDSFFSGHAIGNLIIAALNEMHGNIFDAVQSLSKMMHVDGHVFPASNEPLTLNAEFVDGTIQAGEKEITDKDKRIKRVWVTDTNSAAEPEAVLPVLAAVMQADAVVLGPGSLFTSILPNLMIPNLGQAVRETSAEVIYICNIMTQLGETDHFSDSEHVAVINKHLGGHYIDTTLLNGAKIDMNKFNPADYDAYLEPVKNDFAGLRKQGCRVITADFIDQHSGLVFHDGQKVACEIINLAYEAMSRRKRINQ, encoded by the coding sequence ATGATGAATAGAGAAGGAAAAATAATTCGGGTGATTAAAAATCGTCGGCCGAAAGTTGTTGTCATCGGTGGGGGCACTGGTTTGCCCGTGATTTTGAATGCCTTAAAAGATCAGAATGCAGAAATTACGGCGATTGTTACCGTTTCTGATGATGGTGGATCGTCTGGTTCAATCCGCAATTTTATTAACGTGGTGCCACCTGGCGATATTCGTAATGTGCTGGTTGCCTTGAGCGATATTCCCCAAGAGGAAAAGAATATTTTTCAATACCGGTTTGATTCTTCGGACTCGTTTTTTTCAGGTCACGCAATTGGTAATTTAATTATTGCCGCTTTAAATGAAATGCATGGTAATATTTTTGATGCTGTCCAGTCCTTGTCCAAAATGATGCACGTTGATGGTCATGTTTTTCCAGCTTCCAATGAACCATTGACACTTAATGCGGAATTCGTGGATGGCACAATTCAGGCTGGTGAAAAAGAAATAACTGATAAGGATAAACGAATTAAGCGGGTTTGGGTAACGGATACTAATTCAGCTGCTGAACCAGAAGCTGTGTTACCAGTTTTGGCAGCAGTGATGCAGGCTGATGCAGTCGTTTTAGGACCCGGGAGTTTGTTCACGTCAATTTTGCCTAATTTAATGATTCCTAATCTTGGTCAAGCAGTGCGAGAAACCAGTGCAGAAGTAATATATATTTGTAATATTATGACGCAGTTGGGCGAGACTGACCATTTTTCTGATAGTGAACACGTTGCAGTAATTAATAAGCATCTTGGCGGACACTATATTGATACAACCTTGTTGAATGGTGCCAAAATTGATATGAATAAATTTAATCCTGCTGATTATGATGCTTATTTAGAACCAGTTAAAAATGACTTCGCCGGTTTACGAAAGCAAGGCTGTCGAGTAATTACCGCTGACTTTATTGACCAACATAGTGGCTTAGTCTTTCATGATGGTCAAAAAGTAGCTTGCGAAATTATCAATTTGGCTTATGAAGCAATGTCCCGTAGAAAGAGGATTAACCAGTAA
- the whiA gene encoding DNA-binding protein WhiA: MASYASNVKKELTALPIHPEHAKAELAAFLRMNGVLNFHDHKFSLDITTENPAIARRIFSLIKTAYQVEPLLIVSRKMKLKKNNQYLVRLQNHVREILTNLEILTATSGIITRIPKRIITSKEGAMSYLRGAFLASGSVNNPETSRYHLEIYSAYEDHNNDLLALMNHYFFLNAKTTKRRRGFIVYLKEAEKIGDFLHIVGALNAMLSFEDLRIMRDMRNSVNRLVNCDTANLKKTATAAAKQVEDIQLIAQKKGLDTLPEKLQDLARLRLTNPELSLKELAQQVPDGPISKSGVNHRLKKLHEVAESLKG; the protein is encoded by the coding sequence ATGGCCAGTTATGCAAGTAATGTTAAAAAGGAGTTAACGGCATTACCAATTCATCCAGAGCATGCTAAGGCTGAACTCGCAGCTTTTTTACGAATGAATGGTGTGCTCAACTTTCATGATCATAAATTTAGTTTGGATATTACAACGGAAAATCCGGCAATTGCCCGTCGAATTTTTTCTTTAATTAAAACGGCCTATCAGGTTGAACCGCTCTTGATTGTGTCGCGTAAAATGAAACTGAAGAAGAACAACCAGTATCTTGTTCGCCTGCAAAATCACGTGCGGGAAATCTTAACTAATTTGGAAATTTTAACAGCAACTTCTGGTATTATTACGCGGATTCCCAAACGAATTATTACGTCGAAAGAGGGCGCGATGTCCTATTTGCGTGGAGCTTTTCTAGCCAGTGGTAGTGTCAATAATCCTGAAACTAGCCGTTATCATTTGGAAATTTATTCAGCTTATGAGGATCATAATAATGATTTGCTGGCATTAATGAACCATTACTTCTTTTTAAATGCAAAAACAACTAAGAGACGGCGCGGTTTTATTGTTTATCTTAAGGAAGCTGAAAAAATTGGTGATTTTTTGCATATTGTTGGGGCATTAAATGCGATGCTCTCTTTTGAAGATTTGCGAATTATGCGTGATATGCGTAATTCGGTGAACCGCTTGGTTAATTGCGACACAGCTAATTTGAAAAAGACAGCTACAGCGGCGGCTAAGCAAGTTGAGGATATTCAATTAATTGCGCAAAAAAAGGGTTTGGATACTCTACCTGAAAAGCTGCAAGATTTGGCCCGCTTGCGGTTAACTAATCCAGAATTATCCCTTAAGGAATTAGCGCAACAAGTTCCAGATGGCCCGATTTCTAAATCCGGTGTCAATCACCGCTTAAAAAAATTACATGAAGTCGCTGAAAGTTTGAAAGGCTAA
- a CDS encoding S9 family peptidase has product MKEKVTAEDLYRLKSVSQVRFAAGKAFFAENYINQEENDYEAKLVSLDQEQNYRIWAHGGLNSQPRILNGSLYYLHQEPNQKQQLQRIPLDGGIAAAVTFADDALAVEQLLSSGNGQVLYFKTKTTHEQPKFKTAKFPQVRHVTKLNGRADGYGWLENDAEYSLRKLNPTTQEITTLFTTKDNFTLAAVNYDGTNIVYLQGTQPDLDTDIDYTKAAYLYNLTTQTKQQITEKLPQGIFSAAAFSPDDHTLALVGNDNSHIGQTVNDLYLYSLATCTLTNLTKQLDEVDVGYGGELTGDFTQNLCSNSVLWLNNDCYVFTALHHGHSQLYLGNATDVKLIRNEREQITDFCIAQQQKLLLTVSCQAKPSELLVFDLETKTTDLLNNPNYEYEKTHDYAHAQHFSYLSQDKQQKLDGWYLPAVGKSAQTPVLLYVHGGPHGAYGETFFHEFQVLASWGYGVVYVNPRGSTTYGQKFCDHVDGHYGEDDFADVIAGLDYALAHFPELDSNHQYIAGGSYGGFMTTWAVGHTKRFKAAVAQRCVSDWLSMNGTSDIGYWFDRQELQADLFANPQARQRYWQMSPLAYAQNVTTPIRLLHGEWDMRCPISQSEEFFTAVKLAGGETDMIRFPQSFHGISRDGLPSLRIQRLSAIKEWFDQHQ; this is encoded by the coding sequence ATGAAAGAAAAAGTAACTGCAGAAGATTTATATCGCTTAAAGTCGGTTTCACAAGTTAGATTTGCTGCAGGCAAAGCATTCTTTGCAGAAAATTATATTAATCAAGAAGAAAATGACTATGAAGCCAAGCTAGTCAGTCTTGATCAAGAACAAAATTATCGTATTTGGGCTCACGGCGGGTTGAATAGCCAACCACGAATTTTAAACGGATCTTTGTATTATTTGCATCAAGAACCTAACCAAAAACAACAATTACAGCGCATACCACTAGATGGTGGCATAGCAGCCGCAGTAACATTTGCTGATGATGCACTTGCAGTTGAGCAACTACTTAGTTCAGGTAATGGCCAAGTCCTGTATTTTAAAACCAAGACAACCCACGAACAGCCAAAATTTAAAACTGCAAAATTTCCCCAAGTACGACATGTTACTAAGTTAAACGGCCGCGCCGATGGTTATGGTTGGTTAGAAAACGATGCCGAATATTCATTGCGTAAACTTAACCCCACTACCCAAGAAATCACAACTCTATTTACTACTAAGGATAATTTTACATTAGCTGCTGTCAATTATGATGGAACAAATATTGTTTATCTTCAAGGAACCCAGCCAGATTTGGATACAGATATTGATTATACTAAAGCAGCTTACCTGTATAATTTAACGACCCAAACAAAACAACAGATTACCGAAAAATTACCACAAGGCATTTTTTCAGCAGCTGCTTTTTCACCAGATGACCACACTTTAGCCTTAGTTGGTAATGATAACAGCCACATTGGTCAGACAGTCAATGATTTATACTTATATTCGTTAGCAACATGCACATTAACCAATTTAACGAAACAATTAGATGAAGTTGATGTCGGCTACGGTGGCGAATTAACCGGTGATTTTACCCAAAATTTATGTAGCAACAGCGTTTTGTGGCTTAATAATGATTGTTATGTCTTTACTGCCCTACATCATGGGCATAGTCAACTATATTTAGGTAATGCGACTGATGTAAAACTGATACGTAACGAGCGTGAACAGATAACCGACTTTTGTATTGCACAGCAGCAAAAATTGCTGCTAACTGTTTCTTGTCAGGCAAAACCTAGTGAATTACTGGTTTTTGATCTTGAAACCAAGACAACTGATCTTTTGAACAATCCTAATTATGAATATGAAAAAACACATGATTATGCTCATGCACAGCATTTTTCATACCTGTCACAAGATAAACAACAAAAATTAGACGGTTGGTATTTACCAGCAGTTGGAAAATCAGCGCAGACTCCTGTTCTTCTATACGTTCACGGTGGTCCCCATGGCGCATACGGCGAAACCTTCTTTCACGAATTTCAAGTTTTAGCCAGTTGGGGCTATGGCGTAGTTTATGTTAATCCGCGAGGTTCAACTACTTACGGACAAAAGTTCTGCGACCACGTAGACGGTCACTATGGTGAAGATGACTTTGCCGATGTAATTGCGGGATTGGACTACGCTTTAGCTCACTTTCCAGAGCTTGATTCTAACCACCAATATATTGCTGGAGGCTCTTATGGCGGCTTCATGACAACTTGGGCAGTTGGCCACACTAAACGCTTTAAAGCCGCAGTAGCTCAACGGTGTGTAAGTGATTGGCTTAGTATGAATGGGACTTCAGATATTGGTTATTGGTTTGACCGGCAAGAATTACAAGCTGACCTATTTGCTAATCCGCAAGCACGACAGCGATATTGGCAAATGTCACCATTAGCCTATGCACAAAATGTAACTACGCCAATCAGACTATTGCACGGTGAATGGGATATGCGTTGCCCAATTTCACAAAGTGAAGAATTTTTCACCGCAGTCAAGTTAGCTGGTGGTGAAACCGATATGATCCGGTTTCCACAATCATTCCATGGAATTTCGCGCGATGGCCTACCATCATTAAGAATTCAGCGACTCAGTGCGATCAAGGAATGGTTTGACCAACATCAATAA
- the clpP gene encoding ATP-dependent Clp endopeptidase proteolytic subunit ClpP encodes MLVPTVIEQTARGERAYDIYSRLLKDRIIMLSGEINDDMANSIIAQLLFLDAQDNTKDISLYINSPGGVITSGLAIMDTMNFIKSDVSTIAIGMAASMASILLTSGTKGKRFALPNSTVLIHQPLGGAQGQQTDIQIAANEIMKSREKINNIIHETTGQPLSKILKDTERDNYMTAQEAKDYGLIDEIMVNKKNS; translated from the coding sequence ATGCTTGTACCTACAGTTATTGAACAAACTGCCCGTGGTGAACGCGCATACGACATTTATTCCCGTCTATTAAAAGATCGAATTATTATGTTGAGCGGTGAAATCAACGACGACATGGCCAATTCAATCATTGCACAATTATTATTCCTTGATGCTCAAGACAACACCAAAGATATTTCTCTTTACATCAACTCACCAGGTGGTGTAATTACTTCAGGTCTGGCAATTATGGATACTATGAACTTTATTAAGTCTGATGTTTCCACAATTGCCATCGGGATGGCCGCATCAATGGCTTCAATTTTGTTAACCAGCGGTACTAAGGGTAAGCGTTTTGCTTTGCCAAACTCAACTGTCTTAATTCACCAACCTTTGGGTGGTGCACAAGGTCAGCAAACAGATATTCAAATTGCTGCAAATGAAATTATGAAGAGTCGTGAAAAGATCAATAATATTATTCACGAAACTACGGGTCAGCCTTTAAGTAAGATTCTAAAAGATACTGAACGTGACAACTATATGACCGCACAAGAAGCCAAAGACTATGGCCTAATTGACGAAATTATGGTTAACAAGAAAAATAGCTAA
- a CDS encoding SH3-like domain-containing protein → MKHLKKIATIITTLMVALAVATSSSATVAVADTTSATNAPAASNSDNSANNAQDNKTTSTSSTDNSATGTTNTSDTTQGDQTKIKKPKQTITGFAMMTKVAGDKNYKVWKSISNGKVHTKVADGINFRYNHIQSDQLIETKKARYWRIYVDGRQVGYVNENYFAKNQISVPKTVTLVRNDNYDFFTKDAISYATDETGTVVANDQVKISRDNIFCDVSKTYTVKYTYGNASATTKVTVRKSTNEGVVDPDLVSNVTAQPGTNDYKTWKTHYGSSINYINPDEYTPETSGRTLTSGDLTLKTKFYQPVLLSVKDPNDDNINRVGHIPEGVTVSDGWAYTSLLSHTNLMSGHIVGYDLNKLTSPYNAQHLLDMSQKDFNNYVKHIKVSPYIPIGHGQAMGSSKKYVYVVNNDHSQSQTTDSVELIQIRKSDMQINKIWTFKTWIGDSSNTCYFQNGVVISDTEMYMVYHDTKNNCYEYWELQRTGDNWYPALVGKTDGNFVSNGAPVQGFTYDPDNKNFYLAFNDLIFKLSRSGAIKQAYQFNTGREIEGLSVSGKRLYVNLAQRAELLVSMHIN, encoded by the coding sequence TTGAAGCATTTAAAAAAAATAGCAACGATAATAACGACACTAATGGTTGCTTTAGCAGTTGCAACTAGCTCCTCTGCTACAGTAGCTGTGGCAGATACAACCAGCGCGACTAATGCGCCAGCTGCATCAAATAGTGATAATAGTGCTAATAATGCACAAGATAATAAGACTACTTCTACTTCCAGTACTGATAATTCAGCAACTGGTACCACTAATACCAGCGATACTACTCAGGGCGATCAAACAAAAATTAAAAAGCCTAAGCAGACAATTACTGGTTTTGCTATGATGACTAAGGTTGCTGGTGATAAAAACTATAAAGTATGGAAGAGTATTTCTAATGGTAAAGTTCATACTAAGGTAGCTGATGGCATCAATTTTCGTTACAATCACATTCAATCAGATCAATTGATCGAGACTAAAAAGGCGCGTTATTGGCGAATTTATGTTGATGGTCGGCAAGTAGGCTATGTCAATGAAAATTACTTTGCTAAGAATCAAATTTCTGTACCTAAGACTGTTACTTTGGTGCGCAATGACAACTATGATTTCTTTACCAAAGATGCTATTTCTTATGCGACTGATGAGACAGGGACAGTTGTTGCTAATGACCAGGTCAAGATTTCTAGAGATAATATTTTTTGTGACGTATCCAAAACTTATACAGTTAAGTATACTTATGGTAACGCTAGTGCCACTACTAAAGTAACTGTTAGAAAAAGTACAAATGAAGGTGTTGTCGACCCAGATCTTGTTTCAAATGTTACAGCACAACCGGGTACTAATGATTATAAAACGTGGAAAACCCACTATGGTTCTTCTATCAATTATATTAATCCTGATGAATATACGCCCGAAACAAGTGGTCGGACTTTGACTAGCGGCGATTTAACCTTGAAGACCAAGTTTTATCAACCGGTTCTATTAAGTGTTAAAGATCCTAATGATGATAACATTAACCGGGTTGGTCATATTCCAGAAGGTGTGACGGTTTCTGATGGTTGGGCTTATACAAGTCTGCTTAGTCATACTAATTTAATGTCTGGTCACATTGTTGGTTATGATTTGAATAAGCTTACTAGTCCGTATAATGCACAGCACTTATTGGATATGTCACAAAAGGATTTTAATAATTACGTCAAGCATATTAAGGTTAGTCCATACATTCCAATTGGTCATGGTCAGGCAATGGGTTCAAGTAAGAAGTATGTCTACGTCGTCAATAATGATCACTCTCAGTCACAAACAACTGATTCGGTTGAGTTAATCCAAATTCGTAAGAGTGATATGCAAATTAATAAAATTTGGACTTTTAAGACTTGGATCGGTGATAGCAGTAATACCTGTTACTTCCAAAATGGGGTTGTAATATCTGATACTGAGATGTATATGGTTTACCATGATACTAAGAATAATTGTTACGAATATTGGGAATTACAACGTACTGGTGATAATTGGTACCCAGCACTTGTTGGTAAGACAGACGGTAATTTTGTAAGTAATGGTGCACCAGTGCAGGGCTTTACTTATGATCCTGATAACAAGAATTTCTACTTAGCCTTTAATGATCTGATCTTCAAGCTTAGTCGCAGTGGTGCGATTAAGCAAGCATACCAATTCAATACAGGACGTGAGATTGAAGGCTTATCAGTTAGCGGCAAGCGGTTATACGTTAACTTGGCCCAGCGAGCAGAATTATTGGTAAGTATGCATATTAATTAG